Proteins from a single region of Streptomyces sp. HUAS 15-9:
- the lexA gene encoding transcriptional repressor LexA, translated as MTTTADSATITAQDRSQGRLDPVHAMNEATNPEAHKRSLPGRPPGIRADSSGLTDRQRRVIEVIRDSVQRRGYPPSMREIGQAVGLSSTSSVAHQLMALERKGFLRRDPHRPRAYEVRGSDQAVTVQPTDTAGKPAASYVPLVGRIAAGGPILAEESVEDVFPLPRQLVGDGELFVLKVVGDSMIEAAICDGDWVTVRRQPVAENGDIVAAMLDGEATVKRFKREDGHVWLLPHNSAYEPIPGDDATILGKVVAVLRRV; from the coding sequence GTGACCACCACCGCAGACAGTGCCACCATCACTGCCCAGGACCGCTCCCAGGGCCGACTGGATCCGGTGCATGCGATGAACGAAGCCACGAATCCCGAGGCGCACAAGCGCTCGCTGCCGGGCCGACCTCCAGGCATCCGGGCGGACAGTTCGGGGCTCACCGACAGGCAGCGCCGGGTGATCGAAGTCATCAGGGACTCCGTGCAGCGGCGCGGCTACCCGCCGTCCATGCGGGAGATCGGCCAGGCCGTCGGACTGTCCAGCACCTCCTCGGTCGCGCACCAGCTGATGGCACTGGAGCGCAAGGGCTTCCTGCGCCGCGACCCGCACCGCCCGCGCGCGTACGAGGTGCGCGGTTCCGACCAGGCGGTGACGGTGCAGCCGACGGACACCGCGGGCAAGCCCGCCGCGTCGTACGTCCCGTTGGTGGGCCGTATCGCCGCCGGCGGTCCGATCCTCGCCGAGGAGTCGGTCGAGGACGTGTTCCCCCTGCCCCGACAGCTCGTGGGTGACGGGGAGCTGTTCGTCCTCAAGGTGGTCGGCGACTCCATGATCGAGGCCGCGATCTGCGACGGCGACTGGGTCACCGTGCGCCGTCAGCCGGTCGCCGAGAACGGCGACATCGTGGCCGCCATGCTGGACGGCGAGGCCACCGTCAAGCGCTTCAAGCGCGAGGACGGCCATGTCTGGCTCCTCCCGCACAACTCGGCCTATGAGCCGATCCCCGGCGACGACGCGACCATCCTGGGCAAGGTCGTCGCGGTGCTGCGGCGCGTGTGA
- a CDS encoding GNAT family N-acetyltransferase, translated as MPPTDASADAVPVPGHPGCSGLGGDSEDTLDLRLPDELLALIAGEAAEGLVPVEDRLAPVEDKLAPVEDRFASAADDLLDRVGDWGPFVTPVGPFQLVPVQLDRDLPLISRWMNDPAVAAFWELAGSRTQTEAHVRAQLDGDGRSVPCVGVLDGTPMSYWEIYRADLDPLARHYPARPHDTGVHLLVGGVADRGRGLGSALLRAVADLVLDRRPACARVVAEPDLRNTPSVAAFLKAGFRFAAEVDLPAKRAALMIRDRSLRGLM; from the coding sequence GTGCCTCCCACCGACGCGAGCGCCGATGCCGTCCCTGTTCCCGGTCACCCCGGTTGCTCCGGTCTTGGCGGGGACAGTGAGGACACGCTGGACCTGCGCCTTCCCGACGAACTCCTCGCCCTCATCGCCGGGGAGGCGGCGGAGGGTCTAGTCCCGGTCGAGGACAGGCTTGCACCGGTCGAGGACAAGCTCGCGCCCGTCGAGGACCGTTTTGCGTCCGCCGCCGACGACCTGCTGGACCGCGTCGGCGACTGGGGCCCGTTCGTCACACCGGTGGGTCCGTTCCAACTGGTTCCCGTCCAGCTCGACCGCGACCTTCCCCTCATCAGCCGTTGGATGAACGATCCGGCCGTCGCCGCGTTCTGGGAGCTGGCCGGTTCCCGCACCCAGACCGAGGCGCATGTGCGCGCTCAGCTCGACGGGGACGGGCGAAGCGTCCCGTGCGTCGGCGTCCTGGACGGCACCCCGATGAGCTACTGGGAGATCTACCGGGCGGACCTGGACCCGCTCGCCCGGCACTATCCGGCCCGCCCGCACGACACCGGTGTCCACCTCCTCGTCGGGGGTGTCGCCGACCGTGGGCGGGGCCTGGGATCCGCCCTGCTCAGAGCCGTGGCCGACCTGGTGCTCGACCGACGCCCCGCCTGCGCGCGTGTCGTCGCGGAACCCGATCTTCGCAACACCCCTTCCGTGGCCGCGTTCCTGAAGGCCGGGTTCCGGTTCGCCGCCGAGGTCGACCTGCCCGCCAAGCGGGCCGCCCTCATGATCCGGGACCGGTCCCTGCGCGGCCTGATGTAG
- a CDS encoding ATP-dependent DNA helicase, which translates to MTKPSLPELLHAAVTAVGGTERPGQVTMAEAVAEAIDDGSHLLVQAGTGTGKSLGYLVPALAHGERVVVATATLALQRQLVERDLPRTVDALRPLLRRRPDFAMLKGRSNYLCLHRLHEGVPQDEEEGLFDQFEAAAPTSKLGQDLLRLRDWSDETESGDRDDLTPGVSDRAWAQVSVSSRECLGASKCAYGAECFAEMARERAKLAEVVVTNHALLAIDAIEGAPVLPQHEVLIVDEAHELVSRVTGAATGELTPGQVNRAVRRSAKLVNEKAADQLQTAAEGFERLMELALPGRLEEIPEDLAYALMALRDAARTVISAIGATRDKSVQDEDAVRKQALASVETVHDVAERVVNGSEWDVVWYERHDRFGASLRVAPMSVSGLLREKLFADRSVVLTSATLKLGGDFNGVGASLGLAPEGTEGEDLPQWKGVDVGSPFDYPKQGILYVARHLSRPARDGDRADMLDELTELIQAAGGRTLGLFSSMRAAQLAAEELRSRIPEFPILLQGEETLGELIKNFAADPKTCLFGTLSLWQGVDVPGPSCQLVVMDKIPFPRPDDPLMSARQKAVEDAGGNGFMAVAATHAALLMAQGAGRLVRASGDRGVVAVLDQRLATARYGGYLKASLPDFWFTTDRNQVRKSLAAIDAAANQKEAE; encoded by the coding sequence ATGACGAAGCCCTCACTCCCCGAACTCCTGCATGCCGCCGTCACAGCCGTCGGCGGTACGGAGCGCCCCGGCCAGGTGACCATGGCCGAAGCGGTCGCCGAGGCGATCGACGACGGATCCCACCTGCTGGTCCAGGCCGGCACCGGCACCGGAAAGTCGCTCGGCTATCTGGTGCCCGCACTCGCGCACGGGGAGCGCGTCGTGGTGGCGACCGCCACCCTCGCCCTGCAGCGCCAGCTCGTGGAGCGCGACCTGCCGCGCACCGTCGACGCGCTGCGTCCGCTGCTGCGCCGCCGCCCGGACTTCGCGATGCTCAAGGGCCGGTCGAACTACCTGTGCCTGCACCGGCTCCACGAGGGTGTGCCGCAGGACGAGGAGGAGGGCCTCTTCGACCAGTTCGAGGCGGCCGCGCCCACCAGCAAGCTGGGTCAGGACCTGCTGCGGCTGCGGGACTGGTCCGATGAGACCGAGAGCGGTGACCGCGACGACCTCACGCCCGGAGTGTCCGACAGGGCCTGGGCCCAGGTGTCGGTGTCCTCCCGGGAGTGCCTGGGCGCCTCGAAGTGCGCGTACGGCGCCGAGTGCTTCGCCGAGATGGCCCGCGAGCGCGCCAAGCTGGCCGAGGTCGTCGTCACCAACCACGCCCTGCTCGCGATCGACGCCATCGAGGGCGCCCCGGTCCTGCCGCAGCACGAGGTGCTGATCGTGGACGAGGCCCATGAGCTGGTCTCGCGCGTGACGGGTGCCGCGACCGGCGAGCTCACGCCCGGGCAGGTCAACCGTGCGGTGCGCCGCTCGGCGAAGCTGGTCAACGAGAAGGCCGCCGATCAGCTCCAGACCGCCGCCGAGGGCTTCGAGCGGCTGATGGAGCTGGCCCTGCCGGGGCGCCTGGAGGAGATCCCGGAGGACCTCGCCTATGCCCTGATGGCGCTCCGGGATGCCGCCCGGACCGTGATCTCCGCGATCGGCGCGACCCGCGACAAGTCCGTTCAGGACGAGGACGCGGTCCGCAAGCAGGCGCTGGCCTCGGTGGAGACGGTGCACGACGTGGCGGAGCGCGTGGTGAACGGCTCGGAGTGGGACGTCGTCTGGTACGAACGGCACGACCGCTTCGGGGCCTCGCTGCGTGTCGCCCCGATGTCCGTCTCCGGCCTCCTCAGGGAGAAGCTCTTCGCGGACCGTTCCGTGGTCCTCACCTCGGCGACGCTCAAGCTCGGTGGTGACTTCAACGGAGTGGGCGCCTCCCTCGGGCTCGCCCCCGAGGGCACGGAGGGCGAGGACCTTCCCCAGTGGAAGGGCGTCGACGTGGGCTCACCCTTCGACTATCCCAAGCAGGGGATCCTGTACGTCGCCAGGCATCTGTCGCGCCCGGCGCGCGACGGCGACCGTGCCGACATGCTCGACGAGCTGACCGAGCTCATCCAGGCGGCAGGCGGCCGCACGCTCGGTCTGTTCTCCTCGATGCGCGCCGCCCAACTAGCCGCCGAGGAACTGCGCTCGCGGATTCCCGAGTTCCCGATCCTGCTCCAGGGCGAGGAGACCCTCGGGGAACTGATCAAGAACTTCGCCGCGGACCCGAAGACCTGTCTCTTCGGCACGCTGTCGCTGTGGCAGGGTGTCGATGTCCCCGGGCCCAGCTGCCAGCTGGTCGTCATGGACAAGATCCCGTTCCCGCGTCCCGACGACCCACTGATGAGCGCCCGCCAGAAGGCGGTGGAGGACGCCGGCGGCAACGGCTTCATGGCGGTCGCCGCGACTCACGCGGCGCTTCTGATGGCGCAGGGCGCCGGGCGTCTCGTGCGGGCGTCCGGGGACCGTGGTGTGGTCGCCGTGCTCGACCAGCGGCTGGCCACCGCGCGGTACGGCGGCTATCTCAAGGCGTCACTGCCCGACTTCTGGTTCACCACGGATCGTAACCAGGTCCGGAAGTCGCTCGCCGCCATCGACGCGGCGGCGAATCAGAAGGAAGCGGAGTGA
- the nrdR gene encoding transcriptional regulator NrdR: protein MHCPFCRHPDSRVVDSRTTDDGTSIRRRRQCPDCSRRFTTVETCSLMVVKRSGVTEPFSRTKVINGVRKACQGRPVTEDALAQLGQRVEEAVRATGSAELTTHDVGLAILGPLQELDLVAFLRFASVYRAFDSLEDFEAAIAELRETRRGPAVDDEDAGAGSQEDDCGAGGTSQVPVPAHAAD from the coding sequence ATGCACTGCCCCTTCTGCAGGCACCCCGACAGCCGTGTGGTCGACAGTCGTACGACCGACGACGGCACGTCGATCCGCAGGCGCCGCCAGTGTCCTGACTGCTCCCGTCGTTTCACGACCGTGGAGACGTGCTCGCTCATGGTGGTCAAGCGGTCCGGAGTCACCGAGCCCTTCAGCCGTACCAAGGTCATCAACGGCGTGCGCAAGGCATGCCAGGGGCGGCCTGTCACCGAGGACGCGCTCGCCCAGCTCGGCCAGCGCGTCGAGGAGGCGGTGCGGGCCACCGGAAGCGCCGAGCTGACCACCCATGACGTGGGGCTGGCCATACTCGGTCCGTTGCAGGAGCTCGACCTCGTCGCCTTTCTGCGATTCGCCTCCGTCTATCGGGCGTTCGACTCGCTGGAGGACTTCGAGGCAGCCATCGCGGAGCTCAGGGAAACGAGGCGAGGCCCCGCCGTGGACGACGAAGACGCGGGAGCGGGGAGCCAGGAAGACGACTGCGGGGCCGGAGGGACCAGCCAGGTTCCGGTGCCCGCCCACGCCGCCGACTGA
- a CDS encoding IucA/IucC family protein gives MNAIPLPNGRSHTPEYDDAHGTQAPPAPQAEPVPQQKPRTSEAAHPRSTATDLLDHPDPHTAAQAAAVENLLRCWVRETNLAAPDTDTLHIPLPTSGVSLTAPVHYWSPTGWHRFGLPRLAGAPQDAPPLDAVTLAALLTRETPGRPEPASTGPQAVVSTDGGDLVARVAESVRRTLTFITDRRERPADGPDLFLGPDLFLDAEQALLLGHPFHPTPKSREGLSEGEARLYSPELSGSFPLHWMAVAPPVLAVDSAWTERGRPIPADLLTTRLAGPGLPLPDGYAALPLHPWQSREVRHRDETAALLDAGLLRDLGPHGSPWHPTSSVRTVHRSGAPVMLKLSLGLRITNSRRENLRKELHRGVEVHRLLRAGLSKAWQAVHPGFDIVRDPAWLAVDGPDGRPVPGLDVVIRHNPFAPSDDVSCIAGLVSPRPCPAAASASASVDSPMPEGTPQIGSRLAHVVTRLAERTGRPRGAVAAEWFLRYLEHVVRPVLWLDGEAGIALEAHQQNTLLLLDGDGWPAGGRYRDNQGYYFRESRRAELDARLPGIGEHSDTFVSDEVTDERFAYYLAINNVLGLIGAFGSQRLVDEQLLLAAFRRFLTDVASGPAPLRTSLPARLLDSPVLRCKANLLTRLHGLDELVGPVDTQSVYVTVANPLHS, from the coding sequence TTGAACGCGATCCCCCTCCCCAACGGCCGTTCCCACACCCCCGAGTACGACGACGCCCACGGCACCCAGGCCCCGCCCGCGCCGCAGGCCGAGCCGGTACCCCAGCAGAAGCCCCGCACGTCGGAAGCCGCGCACCCACGAAGTACCGCCACCGACCTCCTGGACCACCCCGACCCGCACACCGCCGCCCAGGCCGCCGCAGTGGAGAACCTGCTCCGCTGCTGGGTGCGGGAGACGAACCTGGCCGCTCCCGACACCGACACCCTCCACATCCCGCTGCCCACCAGCGGTGTCTCCCTGACCGCACCCGTCCACTACTGGTCTCCGACAGGCTGGCACCGCTTCGGGCTTCCGCGCCTGGCCGGTGCCCCGCAGGACGCCCCACCCCTCGACGCGGTCACGCTCGCGGCGCTTCTCACCCGGGAGACGCCCGGCAGGCCGGAGCCCGCCTCCACCGGTCCGCAGGCCGTCGTGAGCACGGACGGCGGTGACCTCGTGGCCCGGGTCGCCGAATCCGTACGCCGTACCCTCACCTTCATCACCGACCGGCGAGAGCGACCCGCCGACGGCCCCGACCTCTTCCTCGGTCCTGACCTCTTCCTCGACGCCGAACAGGCACTCCTGCTCGGCCACCCCTTCCACCCGACTCCGAAGAGTCGCGAGGGCCTGTCCGAAGGCGAGGCCCGCCTGTACTCACCGGAGTTGAGCGGCTCCTTCCCCCTGCACTGGATGGCTGTCGCCCCCCCCGTGCTCGCGGTCGACTCGGCCTGGACCGAGCGCGGCCGGCCCATTCCGGCGGACCTGCTCACGACACGGCTCGCCGGCCCCGGACTACCGCTGCCCGACGGCTACGCCGCCCTGCCCCTGCACCCCTGGCAGTCACGCGAAGTCCGGCACCGCGACGAGACCGCCGCCCTGCTCGACGCCGGACTGCTCCGCGACCTCGGCCCCCACGGCTCGCCGTGGCACCCCACATCCTCCGTACGCACCGTTCACCGGTCCGGCGCTCCCGTGATGCTCAAGCTGTCGCTGGGTCTGCGGATCACCAACTCCCGCCGTGAGAACCTGCGCAAGGAGCTCCACCGCGGTGTCGAGGTGCACCGCCTGCTGCGTGCCGGCCTGTCCAAGGCGTGGCAGGCCGTGCACCCCGGCTTCGACATCGTCCGGGACCCGGCCTGGCTGGCCGTCGACGGCCCGGACGGCCGCCCCGTGCCCGGACTCGACGTGGTGATCCGGCACAACCCGTTCGCCCCGTCCGACGACGTCTCCTGCATCGCCGGTCTGGTCTCGCCCCGGCCTTGTCCTGCCGCCGCTTCTGCTTCCGCCTCCGTCGACAGCCCCATGCCGGAGGGGACGCCGCAGATCGGATCCCGTCTCGCCCACGTCGTCACGAGGCTCGCCGAAAGGACGGGCCGGCCCCGGGGAGCCGTCGCCGCTGAGTGGTTCCTGCGCTACCTGGAACACGTCGTGCGCCCCGTGCTGTGGCTGGACGGCGAGGCCGGAATCGCCCTGGAGGCACACCAGCAGAACACCCTGCTCCTGCTGGACGGCGACGGCTGGCCCGCGGGCGGCCGCTACCGCGACAACCAGGGCTACTACTTCCGCGAGTCCCGGCGCGCCGAACTCGATGCCCGACTGCCCGGCATCGGCGAGCACAGCGACACGTTCGTCTCCGACGAGGTCACCGACGAACGCTTCGCGTACTACCTCGCCATCAACAATGTGCTCGGCCTGATCGGCGCGTTCGGCTCCCAGCGCCTCGTCGACGAACAGCTGCTGCTCGCCGCCTTCCGCCGCTTCCTCACCGACGTCGCCTCGGGACCCGCCCCGCTGCGGACGTCCCTGCCGGCCCGGTTGCTGGACTCACCCGTGCTGCGCTGCAAGGCCAACCTGCTGACGCGGCTGCACGGGCTCGACGAGCTGGTCGGCCCGGTCGACACCCAGTCCGTCTACGTCACCGTGGCCAACCCCCTTCACAGCTGA
- a CDS encoding trypsin-like serine peptidase — protein sequence MRSIRPSFTVRRGGSAPRRTSPVLAAVALASALALTATACNGSGDDNAGGQATASATGGDSSDGKIQIPDDIKNKLKEHGIDIDKWKNGAWKNWDRDEWLREANDFINPIIKGLWDPDRMRDSNDPDKGVDENDISGDQGVTDPTPAPVKAQQVQPAYHAHAATAGKVFFDAPEGKMVCSATVVKDPAHPGKSNLIWTAGHCVHAGKKGGWYRNIVFVPSYNDKGMTNEQLRKATREEVAPYGVWWADGAQTSQQWIDQGGETGGDGASYDYSVIHVTPEQGSGGKSLEETVGSALPVNFNAPAVPKAQDITATGYPAAPPYDGSLLYQCQDKPGRLSINKSDPTMYRIGCTMTGGSSGGGWVETGSDGKPALVSNTSIGPVTAGWLAGPRLGDVAKGVYDSVSKKFAGQ from the coding sequence ATGCGATCCATACGGCCGTCGTTCACCGTTCGCCGAGGAGGGAGCGCGCCTCGCAGAACCTCCCCCGTGCTGGCGGCCGTCGCCCTCGCCTCGGCGCTGGCGCTGACCGCCACTGCCTGCAACGGCTCCGGTGACGACAACGCCGGCGGGCAGGCGACCGCCTCCGCGACCGGCGGAGACAGCAGCGACGGCAAGATCCAGATCCCGGACGACATCAAGAACAAGCTCAAAGAGCACGGGATCGACATCGACAAGTGGAAGAACGGCGCCTGGAAGAACTGGGACAGGGACGAGTGGCTGCGCGAGGCCAACGACTTCATCAACCCGATCATCAAGGGTCTGTGGGACCCGGACCGCATGCGGGACTCCAACGACCCCGACAAGGGTGTCGACGAGAACGACATCTCCGGTGACCAGGGCGTGACCGATCCGACGCCGGCGCCGGTCAAGGCGCAGCAGGTGCAGCCGGCGTACCACGCCCATGCGGCCACCGCCGGAAAGGTGTTCTTCGACGCCCCCGAGGGCAAGATGGTCTGCTCGGCGACGGTGGTGAAGGACCCGGCCCACCCCGGCAAGTCCAACCTCATCTGGACGGCGGGCCACTGTGTGCACGCCGGCAAGAAGGGCGGCTGGTACCGCAACATCGTGTTCGTGCCGTCGTACAACGACAAGGGCATGACGAACGAGCAGCTGCGGAAGGCCACCAGGGAAGAGGTCGCACCGTACGGCGTCTGGTGGGCCGACGGGGCCCAGACCTCGCAGCAGTGGATCGACCAGGGCGGGGAGACGGGTGGCGACGGCGCCTCGTACGACTACTCCGTGATCCATGTGACGCCCGAGCAGGGCAGCGGCGGCAAGTCGCTGGAGGAGACGGTCGGTTCGGCGCTGCCGGTGAACTTCAACGCCCCGGCCGTGCCGAAGGCGCAGGACATCACGGCCACCGGCTACCCGGCGGCGCCGCCGTACGACGGAAGTTTGCTCTACCAGTGCCAGGACAAGCCGGGACGGCTGTCGATCAACAAGTCGGACCCGACGATGTACCGCATCGGCTGCACCATGACCGGTGGTTCCTCCGGCGGCGGCTGGGTGGAGACGGGCTCGGACGGCAAGCCGGCACTCGTGTCCAACACCTCCATCGGACCGGTCACCGCGGGCTGGCTCGCGGGTCCGCGGCTGGGTGATGTGGCCAAGGGCGTCTACGACTCGGTCAGCAAGAAGTTCGCCGGGCAGTAG
- a CDS encoding diaminobutyrate--2-oxoglutarate transaminase family protein, with amino-acid sequence MAVTESVTGGTSGGACAAHEGILRRQSARESAARTYARALPIVPVRARGLTIEGADGRRYLDCLSGAGTLALGHNHPVVLEAIRKVLDSGAPLSVLDLASPVKDAFITELFRTLPPGLADRARVQFCGPAGTDAVEAAFKLVRAATGRTGILAFTGAYHGMTSGALAASGGACDVRVARLPYPQDYRCPFGVGGPRGAELAARWTESVLDDPKSGVPLPAGMILEPVQGEGGVIPAPDDWLRRMRQITAARSVPLIADEIQTGVGRTGAFWAVEHSGVIPDVMVLSKAIGGSLPLAVVVYREDLDVWQPGAHAGTFRGNQLAMAAGAATLAHVRENGLAERAALLGSQLLNQLRELERAFPCVGDVRGRGLMIGVELVDPERADPVGTDLVGEGGPGGLGPGPAEAPERAVAGLEPARTPRPAAPELAAAVQRECLGRGLIVEIGGRHSSVVRLLPPLTISDEQAAAVLDRLTDAVAAVARGATAQVVPPRSQR; translated from the coding sequence GTGGCCGTGACCGAATCGGTGACCGGGGGGACATCCGGGGGAGCGTGCGCCGCGCACGAGGGGATCCTGAGGCGCCAGTCGGCGCGCGAGTCGGCAGCGCGCACCTATGCGCGCGCCCTCCCGATCGTGCCGGTCCGAGCCCGCGGGCTGACCATCGAGGGCGCCGACGGCCGCCGCTACCTCGACTGCCTCTCCGGCGCCGGAACACTCGCCCTCGGCCACAATCACCCCGTCGTCCTGGAGGCCATCCGCAAGGTTCTCGACTCGGGCGCACCTCTCTCCGTGCTCGACCTGGCGTCCCCCGTCAAGGACGCCTTCATCACCGAACTGTTCCGCACCCTGCCACCAGGCCTCGCCGATCGTGCCCGCGTCCAGTTCTGCGGACCGGCCGGCACCGACGCCGTGGAGGCCGCGTTCAAGCTGGTCCGAGCGGCGACCGGACGCACCGGAATCCTGGCCTTCACCGGCGCCTACCACGGGATGACCAGCGGAGCCCTGGCCGCGTCCGGCGGCGCCTGTGATGTACGGGTCGCCCGTCTCCCGTACCCCCAGGACTACCGCTGCCCCTTCGGGGTCGGCGGCCCCCGCGGCGCCGAACTCGCCGCTCGCTGGACCGAGTCCGTCCTGGACGACCCCAAGTCCGGGGTACCGCTCCCGGCCGGGATGATCCTGGAACCCGTTCAGGGCGAGGGCGGGGTGATTCCCGCCCCCGACGACTGGCTGCGGCGCATGCGGCAGATCACCGCCGCCCGGTCCGTCCCGCTGATCGCGGACGAGATCCAGACCGGCGTGGGACGCACCGGCGCCTTCTGGGCCGTGGAGCACAGCGGTGTCATCCCCGATGTGATGGTCCTGTCCAAGGCCATCGGCGGCAGCCTCCCGCTGGCCGTGGTCGTCTACCGGGAAGACCTCGACGTCTGGCAACCCGGCGCCCACGCCGGGACCTTCCGGGGCAACCAGCTCGCCATGGCCGCCGGCGCCGCCACCCTCGCCCATGTCCGCGAGAACGGCCTCGCGGAGCGCGCGGCCCTGCTGGGCTCCCAGCTGCTGAACCAACTTCGCGAACTCGAGCGGGCGTTCCCGTGCGTGGGGGATGTCCGGGGGCGGGGGTTGATGATCGGCGTCGAGCTGGTGGATCCGGAGCGGGCGGACCCGGTGGGTACGGATCTCGTGGGGGAGGGCGGCCCGGGTGGACTCGGGCCGGGTCCCGCGGAAGCTCCCGAACGGGCGGTCGCCGGGCTGGAGCCCGCCCGCACTCCTCGTCCCGCCGCCCCCGAACTCGCCGCCGCCGTCCAGCGGGAGTGCCTGGGCCGCGGTCTGATCGTGGAAATCGGCGGCCGCCACTCAAGCGTCGTACGGCTCCTCCCGCCCCTCACCATCAGCGACGAGCAGGCGGCGGCCGTACTCGACCGGCTGACCGACGCGGTGGCGGCGGTGGCCCGCGGCGCCACCGCACAGGTCGTCCCACCTCGGTCGCAACGCTGA
- a CDS encoding trypsin-like serine peptidase encodes MRSIRTPFAHRRARRRTVLATTGLVAALTLTATACNGSDDDKSGDKAGATATSADGDAGKVEIPADIASKLKEHGVDVDKWADGGWKNWDKDKWLSEAKDFVNPVIEGLWKPERMRSAKEANKTVTAKDAAADQGVSDPDPQPVRATAEKTPYHDNAAPVGKVFFDSPEGSMVCSGTVVKDVNHPGKSNLVWTAGHCVHAGKKGGWYRNITFVPSYNDLGKPESQLADATSSQIAPYGTWWADWASTSNEWIQGGSETGGAGAAYDYAVLHVKPQSGSKSLEETVGAALDVDFSAPSATEVAKMGAWGYPAAPPYSGLKMFKCIDRPGRLSLSPALPTMYRIGCTMTGGSSGGGWFRVVGGKTELVSNTSIGPADNTWLAGPQLGKEAEGLYQNMSRTYGGH; translated from the coding sequence ATGCGTTCCATACGTACGCCCTTCGCGCACCGGCGCGCACGGCGGCGCACCGTCCTCGCCACCACCGGTCTGGTCGCGGCCCTGACACTCACCGCCACGGCCTGCAACGGCTCCGACGACGACAAGTCGGGCGACAAGGCCGGCGCCACGGCCACCTCGGCGGACGGCGACGCCGGCAAGGTCGAGATCCCGGCCGACATCGCGAGCAAGCTCAAGGAGCACGGCGTCGATGTCGACAAGTGGGCGGACGGCGGCTGGAAGAACTGGGACAAGGACAAGTGGCTCAGTGAGGCCAAGGACTTCGTCAACCCGGTGATCGAGGGCCTCTGGAAGCCGGAGCGGATGCGGTCCGCGAAGGAAGCCAACAAGACGGTCACGGCGAAGGACGCAGCCGCCGACCAGGGCGTCAGTGACCCGGATCCGCAGCCGGTGCGGGCCACGGCGGAGAAGACGCCGTACCACGACAACGCGGCCCCCGTCGGCAAGGTCTTCTTCGACTCCCCCGAGGGCTCGATGGTCTGCTCCGGCACGGTCGTCAAGGACGTCAACCACCCGGGCAAGTCCAACCTCGTGTGGACGGCGGGCCACTGTGTGCACGCCGGCAAGAAGGGCGGCTGGTATCGCAACATCACCTTCGTGCCGTCGTACAACGACCTCGGCAAGCCGGAGTCGCAGCTGGCCGATGCCACGAGCTCGCAGATCGCCCCGTACGGCACCTGGTGGGCGGACTGGGCGTCCACCTCGAACGAATGGATCCAGGGCGGCTCGGAGACGGGCGGCGCGGGTGCCGCGTACGACTACGCGGTGCTGCACGTGAAGCCGCAGTCCGGGTCGAAGTCCCTGGAGGAGACCGTCGGCGCGGCGCTGGACGTCGACTTCTCGGCCCCGTCCGCGACCGAGGTAGCCAAGATGGGCGCCTGGGGATACCCGGCGGCACCGCCGTACAGCGGTCTGAAGATGTTCAAGTGCATCGACCGGCCCGGCCGGCTGTCGCTCAGCCCGGCGCTGCCGACGATGTACCGGATCGGCTGCACGATGACCGGCGGTTCGTCCGGCGGCGGCTGGTTCCGGGTGGTGGGCGGAAAGACCGAGCTGGTGTCGAACACCTCGATCGGTCCGGCGGACAACACCTGGCTCG